In Pseudobdellovibrionaceae bacterium, the following proteins share a genomic window:
- a CDS encoding HAD family phosphatase, with product MVKNIVFDLGGVLVDWNPRYLYQQVFKSADEMEYFLQYVCSSEWNARLDAGLSFTDGIEERCQACPHYSREIRLYWDRWPEMVQGEIALTVELFRHFQKVGSFGLYALSNWSSQTFPLVEKRFGFLGEFDGLILSGNEGVVKPDPKIFEILLNRYDLKATDCLFIDDSLENVKTALDMGFLALHFRDPGTLKIQLKQMGLLGSV from the coding sequence ATGGTGAAGAATATTGTTTTTGATTTAGGCGGCGTCCTGGTTGATTGGAACCCCAGGTATCTCTATCAGCAGGTTTTCAAATCGGCGGACGAAATGGAGTATTTCCTGCAGTATGTCTGCTCCTCGGAATGGAATGCCCGACTGGATGCCGGACTGTCATTTACTGACGGCATTGAAGAACGCTGCCAGGCCTGCCCCCACTACAGCCGTGAGATCAGACTCTATTGGGACCGCTGGCCCGAGATGGTCCAAGGGGAGATTGCCCTTACAGTGGAGCTCTTTCGCCACTTTCAAAAGGTGGGCTCATTCGGCCTCTATGCCCTTAGCAACTGGTCTTCTCAAACCTTTCCCCTGGTTGAAAAGCGCTTTGGTTTTTTGGGCGAGTTTGATGGGCTTATTTTAAGTGGCAATGAAGGTGTGGTAAAACCTGACCCAAAAATATTTGAAATTCTTCTGAACCGATACGATCTCAAAGCCACCGATTGCCTGTTTATTGACGATAGCCTGGAAAATGTAAAAACTGCCCTGGACATGGGCTTTCTCGCCCTTCATTTTCGCGACCCCGGCACCCTCAAGATCCAACTCAAACAGATGGGATTACTGGGTTCGGTCTGA
- a CDS encoding tetratricopeptide repeat protein: MSLTSFRSRMLYLLIGVVPVFFGCQTATLNVQTSPDEAEVFAVYPGQQPAKLGKTPLKVESQALFAHPGDSFKLLVQKEGFFTEQFLVPKSLFAANVKLDIAMKENKAPVACTEQDAAVEEVARNVAQAQSFIQAKRYEGAVRILLNLSDRFPNSSVVYDLLGNAYYLMKDLESALGNYEKSLRLSPNNSETQRMVNKLKSIYSIRAPAGN; encoded by the coding sequence ATGAGTTTAACTTCATTCAGATCGCGAATGCTCTATCTACTAATTGGAGTGGTGCCGGTGTTCTTTGGTTGTCAGACGGCCACACTCAATGTGCAGACCAGTCCCGACGAAGCCGAGGTCTTTGCTGTCTATCCGGGACAACAACCTGCGAAACTTGGGAAAACACCCTTAAAAGTAGAAAGCCAGGCCCTGTTTGCCCACCCGGGTGATTCATTCAAACTTTTGGTGCAAAAAGAAGGCTTTTTTACTGAGCAGTTTTTGGTTCCCAAGTCCCTATTCGCCGCCAATGTTAAACTTGATATCGCGATGAAAGAAAATAAGGCGCCAGTCGCCTGCACAGAACAAGACGCAGCTGTGGAAGAAGTGGCCCGCAATGTGGCCCAGGCCCAGTCCTTTATTCAGGCCAAGCGCTATGAGGGAGCGGTGAGAATCTTGCTCAACCTTTCGGATCGTTTTCCCAACTCCAGCGTGGTCTACGATTTATTAGGTAATGCCTATTATTTGATGAAGGATTTGGAGTCGGCTCTAGGTAATTACGAGAAGTCTTTGCGGCTAAGTCCTAATAACTCTGAAACGCAAAGAATGGTGAATAAGCTAAAGTCGATCTATTCAATTCGAGCGCCGGCAGGAAATTAA
- a CDS encoding MotA/TolQ/ExbB proton channel family protein, with protein MYYVLGLLIATSSVVAVIIHLQQAYTSYYDFVAFWMVLGGTMSVATIIAPWDIRRDFFRNLRSLIVHVTPSQRDFLQVCLDIIGKHSNGLKDFKADPSRIEQRILRDGLELISLGFMTDKIEPILKERVYQANERNFRCSAMVRSLAKYPPAFGLAGTVFGLVHLMRGVSEGMTAEETGVRMAIALVATLYGLMVANLFVNPAGELINRYGKMDERLAELAIQAVLLAADRTPILEAQEMLNSFVDEDQRIDLTSGFGAAVFEEAA; from the coding sequence ATGTATTATGTATTAGGCCTACTCATAGCTACTTCCAGTGTTGTTGCGGTGATTATTCACCTGCAGCAGGCCTATACCAGCTACTATGACTTTGTGGCTTTTTGGATGGTTTTGGGTGGTACAATGTCTGTGGCCACTATCATCGCCCCTTGGGACATTCGTCGCGACTTTTTTCGCAATCTTAGGTCATTGATAGTACATGTGACACCCTCGCAAAGAGACTTTTTGCAGGTATGCTTGGACATCATTGGAAAGCATAGCAATGGGCTTAAAGATTTCAAGGCAGATCCGTCCCGCATTGAGCAGCGGATTTTACGAGATGGCTTGGAGTTGATCTCCCTTGGATTCATGACGGACAAGATTGAACCCATCCTAAAGGAAAGAGTTTACCAAGCCAACGAGCGCAACTTTCGCTGTAGTGCCATGGTTAGATCCTTGGCCAAGTACCCTCCCGCCTTCGGGTTGGCCGGAACGGTTTTTGGTCTGGTTCACCTGATGCGAGGTGTGTCTGAAGGAATGACGGCCGAGGAAACCGGTGTGCGCATGGCAATTGCGCTGGTGGCAACACTTTACGGTTTGATGGTGGCCAACCTGTTTGTCAATCCTGCCGGTGAATTGATTAACCGCTATGGGAAAATGGATGAGCGCTTGGCAGAGCTTGCCATTCAGGCTGTATTGCTGGCTGCTGATAGAACTCCGATTCTTGAGGCCCAGGAGATGCTCAACTCATTTGTTGATGAGGACCAGCGTATTGATTTGACCTCAGGGTTTGGTGCAGCTGTTTTTGAAGAGGCAGCCTAA